TGAGAATTTAACACTACCTGTTAGTTTGATTTTAAAGTAAGATTACTCGATTTAAAAAACGCAAATCCACAAGTTGTAATAGCACAATGGCTGTTTTGTACCATGTCTCGGACATTTTGTCGTGGGTATTAATCAGCTACCCATCGCTGCAATATTTGGTGGATAGCAAATACATCTTGATTTAACATTTGGTACCGGTTAtcacaatatgaaaacaaattgttaaaaaacaaattttataCTATCCCCTGATAGGACCGAAAGGTGGGCCAGGTGAGAAGGGCGTGAGAGGTGCGCCAGGTAAGCTGGGTCCGGTCGGACCGGCAGGTGAGAAGGGAGACAAAGGTCAACAGGGATCGAGAGGTGAGAAGGGAGTACCCGGTACCAGCCCACCTGCCCCACTTGTCGTGGCGTTTTCCGTGGCCAGAACGACCAAACTTGAGAAGCCTTCGTCTAATACGGTGGTGACATATGACGTCATCCTTAGCAACGTGGGCGGGGCCTACAACCAGGAGACGGGGAAATTTGTGGCTACAGTCGGAGGCGTCTACTTCTTCACGTTCACTGGTATGACGCTGTATCTACCCAACGCCATATATTTCGTCTGTCTAATGAAGAATGGTGCAAAGATGGTAAGTCTGCTCGAGATCAACGACCAGCAATCCAATGGCCAGTCCAGCAGTAACAGCGCCATCCTGCAGCTGCAGCCTGGGGACGAGGTTTGGGTGGAACTGGGCAGCGATCGCAGTTTGTACAGTGATAGCGGCAAGTACCTCACGTTTAGTGGGTTCCTCATCCACGCTATTTGAGCGATGTTTGTGGGAAAAAAGTATGTTTCGTACAGGGTTTGAATTACACTCCAATTAGAAAGGTCGAGCTACTTTAGAATGGTTTGCGGCACACATTAGGAGAATGGTGTTGTGTAACGgttacctcacctcacctcacctagtcccatcctcatcagaagggtcggggactatggtagcCTCCAGCACAAGCAACGGTTACCATAACTCTTATAAAGGTCCTGAATATTTGTTGTGTAAGTGAAACCATATAGCTCGCCTTTCTAAAGCCTGATGTTTTATCTTCCGTAGCGAATTAAAGTTGGCTGATAACGAGTTGAAGTCCTGTTTGTGTTTATGATCAAGCCCTAACCTCCCTATTTTGATATTTTAGGCGTCAATATTAACTAATTATCCATATTTTGTGGCGTTTGACATCAGCATATACGACGTTGCACCCAAACGTAGAACATTTTGACGTGCACTCAGCCTTGAGGAAAACCGCCAGCTGGCATGCAACCAACACAAACGCCGATCGTCCATCTGCaactaaactttaactttaaacCCGTAACCTTAATGGAACACATGTCGACTGCAGCAGCCAGAACGGAAAACAACAAGATCATGACGAGTCAGTCAAGCTGAAGTGCCAGCATCAGCAAATTACTTATCAGTAGAATGTAAAAATCATCATGCGCTAGACGTGAGTATCGACAGATGGGGACAAATTTATAACGAAAGATGACTTTGTACTGGTCACGTTGAACGAGAAGGTTATGATTCCATGAATAGCTGTAAGTTCTGTATGCGCGTAAGGAAGATGCTATGTTCACATTTCACTCTTTTCAGGGGGACATAGAATAAATAGTTTCTCTATTGATCTACAGAGATTGCTGTGGGCGTGTCATTGTACCAAGTTAAACAACGCTGCCAATTTTTGTTTGGAAGTAGACACGACAAATACGACAGAGCCGGTCGCCCTCATATGGTTGGGAAGAGACAAACAGATCACATCAAGACAGGCCCAGTGTTGCAATGATGATAGTGCTTTCATATACAGACCATTGTCTTATCTCGCAGCGCAGATGGCCAAAGCCTGGGAATTGACTTTGAAAGTCTGTCAACAACTTTTCATTGATGTCGGTATATTTTTACTTCATTATGAAACCAAGAACGCTTAAAAGCTTCAAGGGATGATTCAGAAACAAAGGTAGACGGGAGGTTGAGATagtaacaaatacatgtacacgatTGAAATATCATAATGGACATTTTGCACTAAGATCCtggaagacatacatgtacaccagttAAGGTTAGACACAAAGTCTTCACTTGAATCGATGAcccagaagaaaaagaaaacttccaTCTACATTAACCCGCAAGCATACACCcaacacataacgttatctCACGGTCCACCCCTAACGAACAGTGTTTGGGCCAAGTGGAACTGTGTATACGGCTTGTTCAGTTTCATCGTTCCTTCAAAGTGAGAAGACGCAGTTTTAAGAACGACCACATTTTAACCCCTGTACATCATTTGTCAAGATGAAGATTACTGTGCTGGTTGCCCTCCTTCTCGTCCTACGCACCTTTGCGGCACTGGAGACCGACCCTGAGGGCGGCGTCTGCTCCCGTCAGCTCAACAACAGTCAGAACATCACGGTGGTGGCGGCGCCTGGAGCCAAGGGCGAGCCGGGGACTGAGGGGCCGAAAGGTAAGGAAGGCACACAGCTTCAAAGGAAGAAAGCCTCCTCCGCCGAGTCCATAAGTGCAGCTAAAAGTATACGATTGTCGTCGGGAAATGATTCTATTTCAGTCAAAGGTTTGAGAAAGCAACGTTAGTGTAACCTGTCAGTTAAAGCAAGGTTGCTCGAAAGCCTCCAATCTACCAAGTATTTAAATCTATAAAAGAGCACGATGGGCGGTTTGTACCACGTAATCTATTGGGATCTAGCTACTGCCTTTAACATTATAGCTGCAATTTTTGTAAGCGAAACTTACTACTTTGGTATCGGTTTAATATCATAACATTAAAGAAACGAACAGTAATTTCATACTATCCCTTAATAGGACCAAAAGGTGAACCAGGTGAGAAAGCTCCAAGAGGCGTGCCAGGTAAACTGGGTCCGGTTGGACCGGCAGGCGAGAAGGGAGACAAAGGTGAACAGGGACCGGCAGGTGAGAAGGGAGCACCTGGTACCAGCCCTCCTGCCCCACCTGTCGTGGCGTTTTCCGCAGTGAGAACGACCAAACTTGAGAAGCCTTCGTCCCACACGGTGCTGACGCATGACGTCATCCTTAGCAACGTGGGCGGGGCCTACAACCAGGAGACGGGGAAGTTTGTGGCTACAGTCGGAGGCGTCTACTTCTTCACCTTTACCGGTATGACACCAAATCTACCCAACATCAACTATTTCGTTCGTCTCATGAAGAATGGTTCACCGATGGTCGGTCTATACGAGAACAACGGCGGAAGCCCCCATCACCAGTCCGGCAGTAACAGTGCCATCCTGCAGCTCCAGCCTGGGGACGAGGTTTGGGTGCTGCTGTGGGGCGGTCACAGTTTGTACAGTAATTCCAATAGGTACCTCACGTTTTCCGGGTTCCTCATCCACGCAGACTAACACATAAACATCCCTACTTTATTCTAAATCGTCGtaatcatcattttcatcatcattatgaaGCGTTGGGATAAAAAGAGATGATGGGAATTTACCGGTAGATTAACTCACCTTTTGTAATGAGGCCTCCGTAGTGAATTAAAGTGGGCTGATGACGAGTTGCTAACTTCCTATTTTTGTTTATGACCAGGTCCTAACTCCTTATTTTAGTAGTTAATGGCGTCGTTAATTAGTGATCATCCGTACTTCGCAGTAAACAGTTGTGACGTATGACATCGTATTTAGACGTTACACCCAAACGTAGAACAtgtgggaccgtgtagcgcagtggcggtttcttcggcccgtgaccgagaggttgtgggttcgaatccgctgccgtgttaccgatcttgtgcccttgagaaaggcactttacacgactttcctcacttcactcaggtgtaaatgagtacctagcttcggctcgggccgtccttcggataggacgttaaatggaggtcccgtgttcgggaagagcaacaccccaagcacgttaaagaacccgccacatgtgcgaacatgagcggatcaaaccattccggccaaaataggggtagggaatctcccgagtagccctcgtaacccctgcttcgcctattgggtcagttagtcctcactcatggtgagcaattgggctggtctcaatcatgatgtttctgacctagggcgaagagatgctgttacagttccaaccATGTAACCCgcaaccttgagtggccttcaggccttgttacgtggtgaccattaagtaaaaaaaaaatgttgtcatgCACTCAAACTTGTGGGAAACCGCTAGCTGGCAGCCAACCAACACAAACGTCGTTCGGCAACTGGATTTACTTCCGCAACTTAACTTAACTAACGTTAGAACCCATGTGGCCTGCAGCGGCCAGACCGGAAAACAATACGTAGATAATGATGATTCAGCCAAACTGAAGTGCCAGCATCAGCAACTTACTTATCGGTAGAATGTGGAAATAATCAGCAGTTTGTCATTGATGTCGGCATATTTTTACTTCCTTGTGAAACCAAGGACGTTTAAAAGCTTCAAGGGATGATTCAAAAAAGAAAGGTAGAGGGGAGGTTGAAATTGTAACAAATACATTGAAATATCATAATGGACATTTTGCACTATGGAGCTGGGAGACATAAATCAGTACTTAAATCAAGACACATAGTCTTCACGTGAATAGATGACCTGAAAGAAACAGGAAAATTTTCATCTACATTTCCCGCAAGCATACACCCTAAACACATATCTCCTGATCCACCACAGCGAATAGCATTTTTAAAACTGCGTACGCTTAAAAGACAGGTTCAGTTTCCTCGTTTCTTCAAAGCGATCAAGGAGGCAGCTTTGAAGAGCGCATATTTTCAACCCTTAACATCATTTGGAATCAGTTCTTTCTAACCAAAGATGAAGATTGCTGTGCTGGTGTCCCTCCTTCTCGTCCTGCGCACTTTTGCGGCACTGGAGACAGACCAGGACCTGGTCTGCTCCCGTCAGCTCAACAACAGTCAGAACATCACGGTGGTGGCGGCGCCTGGAGCCAAGGGCG
This genomic stretch from Branchiostoma floridae strain S238N-H82 chromosome 13, Bfl_VNyyK, whole genome shotgun sequence harbors:
- the LOC118429609 gene encoding complement C1q tumor necrosis factor-related protein 3-like → MFIVLAKSALLSTCRATGIRKYSGNKCEHGTVYFSHSTQQGKRKRRFARLNLEFRKFNSTLMKCGLIMIVRMNTAVVLSLLILPAIFADEPTTAGGGTCSRQLHNSQNITVVAAPGAKGEPGTEGPQGPKGGPGEKGVRGAPGKLGPVGPAGEKGDKGQQGSRGEKGVPGTSPPAPLVVAFSVARTTKLEKPSSNTVVTYDVILSNVGGAYNQETGKFVATVGGVYFFTFTGMTLYLPNAIYFVCLMKNGAKMVSLLEINDQQSNGQSSSNSAILQLQPGDEVWVELGSDRSLYSDSGKYLTFSGFLIHAI
- the LOC118428541 gene encoding complement C1q-like protein 3 translates to MKITVLVALLLVLRTFAALETDPEGGVCSRQLNNSQNITVVAAPGAKGEPGTEGPKGPKGEPGEKAPRGVPGKLGPVGPAGEKGDKGEQGPAGEKGAPGTSPPAPPVVAFSAVRTTKLEKPSSHTVLTHDVILSNVGGAYNQETGKFVATVGGVYFFTFTGMTPNLPNINYFVRLMKNGSPMVGLYENNGGSPHHQSGSNSAILQLQPGDEVWVLLWGGHSLYSNSNRYLTFSGFLIHAD